A single region of the Marmota flaviventris isolate mMarFla1 chromosome 10, mMarFla1.hap1, whole genome shotgun sequence genome encodes:
- the LOC114094453 gene encoding olfactory receptor 2A5-like, protein MHNQGSRNHSFVTEFILLGFSRNPRTNWILFFLFLFLYLFTVLGNGLIVTLIRIDARLHTPMYFFLSILSLLDLSYATTTVPQMLVHLISKNKTISYAGCVVQMYIFLTLGITETWIFAAMAYDRYVAICHPLHYVVQMSQALCVLLAVSSALCGLICALVYTVFAMNLPYCGPDEINHFFCEIPAVLKLACADTSLNDQVDFILGFILLLIPLSLILASYIRIFTAILKIRSTQGRIKAFSTCASHITVVTMFCVPCMIMYMRPGSEASPDDDKKLALFYNVISAFLNPIIYSLRNKDVKRAFFRLFGMSEDAQ, encoded by the coding sequence ATGCACAATCAAGGCTCAAGAAATCACAGCTTCGTAACTGAGTTTATCCTcttgggcttctccagaaatcccAGGACCAATTGgatccttttcttcctcttcctcttcctgtatTTATTCACAGTCTTGGGCAATGGGCTCATTGTTACCCTGATCAGAATAGATGCGCGTCTCCAtacacccatgtacttcttcctcagtaTCCTCTCTCTGCTGGATCTCAGCTATGCCACCACTACAGTGCCCCAGATGTTGGTCCATCTGATAAGCAAAAATAAGACCATCTCTTATGCGGGGTGTGTGGTTCAGATGTACATTTTCCTGACCCTAGGCATCACTGAGACCTGGATTTTTGCAGCAATGGCCTATGACAGATATGTTGCTATATGTCATCCACTCCACTATGTGGTCCAGATGAGCCAAGCTCTGTGTGTACTGCTAGCAGTCAGCTCTGCCCTTTGTGGTCTTATCTGTGCCCTTGTCTACACAGTCTTTGCAATGAATCTTCCCTACTGTGGCCCTGATGAAATCAACCACTTCTTTTGTGAAATTCCTGCTGTTTTGAAGTTAGCCTGTGCGGACACATCCCTCAATGACCAAGTGGACTTTATCTTGGGTTTCATCTTGCTTCTGATCCCCCTATCCCTGATCCTGGCCTCATACATTCGTATCTTCACTGCTATTCTAAAGATTCGTTCCACCCAAGGGCGGAtcaaggccttctccacctgtgcttCCCACATCACTGTGGTCACCATGTTCTGTGTTCCATGCATGATCATGTATATGAGGCCTGGCTCTGAAGCCTCCCCAGATGATGACAAGAAGTTGGCCTTGTTCTACAATGTCATTTCAGCCTTTCTCAATCCCATTATTTATAGCCTCCGGAACAAAGATGTGAAGAGGGCTTTCTTCAGGTTATTTGGAATGAGTGAGGATGCTCAATAG